AGAGCCAGAGCCCCTTCGGCCAGGTTCTTTTCTTCTGCCTGCCAGAGAAGAAGGGCCGTCTCCTCCAGGCAGCGTTTCAGGACGGCCCTTTTCTCCGGTCCAAAGATTTCCCTCTCTGCCTGCTCGTAAACGGCCTGCCGTCGTTCGGCCTTTTGATGTTCGGACAAAACCAGCACGGACTCCTCGATCTCGTCAAGCTTTTTAAAGTACGGTTTTAGTTCTTCCCCCAGAAAAAAACCGTTCAGGAATTTATGGTCCAGGAGGCGCGCGGCCGTCGTCCTGAGGTTGACCTTGTCTTTAAGGTGTTCTGCCTCAATCAGTTCATAGATCAGGGGCCGGTCAGGAAGAGGCACAACCCCGGCCAGGGGGATAAATTTTTCATACTCTTGAGGCAGTACGCGGCCAAGATCAATGGTCCGGGCTGCGGCCTCGGCCAGAACAAAGCGAACCTGGCCCGGAGGGACCTCAATCAGGGTATCCGCCTCCTGACTGATCAGGTTCTTGAGATGACGCCTGAACCCAGCTCCAGTCAGGTCAATAAACTCAAATGATTCAAGGCCCTGGGAATGGCTGGCCACAAAGCTGGCGCAGTTGATACCTATGGTTTGAGCTGGCAGGGCCAGCAGCCCGAAGCGGATGTTCAGTAATTCGTATGCAGTCAAAAAACCCTGGGCTGGCCTGGATTCCCGCGGCTGGAGCAGCGATGCGCCTTTATCCAGCACTCCTTCGTCCGCCTTGACACCGGCCTGCTCTAGGCGGTAAATGGCCCTCCTGACAGCGCGGGAGACGGCCCTTTCCTTTAAGTCCGGTTTCAGCCGGTAGAGGAAATTTAACACCTCAACCCTGGGCTGGCTTCCCAAGAGGTGGATCAAATCGGATTCGTATCCGGCCAGGCCTGCGGTCGCAGTTTGGAAGAGGTTCAGCGCATCGCCAGCAGGTATCTTTTGGAGGAGCTGTGTCAGCGTTTCTTCAAGCCTGCCTTTCACTTCCGGCGGCAGGTTCGATTTTGCCTTTTTGCGGCGTTTGGCCATCCTTTCTCCATGCGTCTTCTCAGAGTTTCAGTGTCTTACAGCTTTTCACCTCATGTAATCCTAATTTACCGTAAAGAACAGCCCCTGGCTACCCAAAAATACCCGGCGGGAATTTACAATAAGGAACATATTCTCGAACTTCACCCTGATTGACCTTGACCGCAGGCACAAGCTCCGGTATGCTCGCGGCCAAAAATAAGCACCTCAGAGGGGTATGATGAAGATCGCTCAAGACCTCTATTTTTATCCCTGGGAAAGCTACACGCAGAACAACTGCAACAGCATTATGATCACCGGGAAGGTCAAGGCCCTGATTGACCCCGGCCACCAGGCCCTTTTTTCTAATCTGGCCGGGCAATTGGAAAGGGATGGGATTGATGTCAAGGCCTTGGACCTGATCATCAATACTCACAGCCACCCGGATCACTTTGAAGCCAGCGCCTCCCTGGCCCGCCATGGCGCTCGGGTGGCCATGCATCCTGATGGTGAAAATTATCTAAAAAAAATCGGGCCCGCGTTTTCCCAGGCTCTCGGGCAAAAGATGCCTGATTACAACATTGACCTGAACCTGGTGGAAGGCGAACTTGAGCTGGGAGAAAAACAGCTTTACGTGTATCACACCCCAGGCCACTCGCCTGGAAGCATCTGCCTTTACTGGCCTGACCAGAAGGTGCTCATCTCCGGGGACCTGATTTTCGCCCAGGGGGTGGGCCGAACCGATTTCCCCGGCGGGGACGGCGCCAAGCTGAAAGAAAACATTAAGCGCATGGCCGAACTGGACATTGAAATCCTCCTTCCGGGACACGGCCCGCTGGTAACGGGCGCAGAAGAAGTCAGGCGGAACTTCCAATTTATCCAGCAGGTCTATTTTCCGATGCTCTAAACTCAGCCACTCGGTAAACGCTCGGTCAAGGCTGCCTTGGCCTGATTCAGTCGGGCTTCAAACTGAGTCTTCATGCCAGTCCGGGCTTCCGCCCAGGCAGGGTCCTGATCAACCTTGGGTAGAACCGCGGACCCGGAGATACCCTGATGCTTGAGTTCCTCCAGGATCTTTTTCCGGTAGGCCAGGGTAAGCTCTATAATGCTCCGGTCATATTCCTGAAGAAGGTCCTCAATCCTTTGGATTATATGGCCTAAAGAGGCAGCAGTTAAGTGCTTCATGCCAGCCAGGATTGAGTCGTTTTCCTTGCCGATGAGTAAACCCTGCACCATGAGTTTCAGTAAGGCCTGCCGAAACGCCGGGGTATCCCTGTCCCCCAGATCCTGCAAAGTCTGAGGCAGGCTCTCCGGTTTGATCCGGCCTTCTTCGAGCTTGAGCAGGAGGCGGCGCGCCCTGTCCGACCACTCTTTTTCCTGGGCTTCTTTCTTTTCCTCCTCAGACTGGACCAGGTGCCTGGTCTTTTCCATGACCAGGTCCAGCGTGCTTTTAATCTCGGCCATAAGCCATTCTCCGGTAGAACTAATCTCGAACTACCCGATTATTAAGGGAAAACCTCTCTTGAGAAGTTTCCCCTAATAAACACCAGGAAGGCCGCGGCCGTTCGTGCAGACACCGTCATGGCCATCCTTATTTCAACCAGGAAAGATTAATATTCTCTGGGCAGTTCGTTGAGCTGGGCCTTGGTAAAAACAGGGCCGTCTTTGCATACATACTCCGGCCCGACATTACAGCGTCCGCAAATGCCGATGCCGCATTTCATCCGGTTTTCCAGGCTCATGATGACGTCCTCATCGGCAAACCCAAGCTTCTCCACAACCGGCTGCGTGAACTTAATCATGATCGGCGGCCCGCAGACCAAAGCGACGGCATTCTCAGAACCGGGGTTGGCCTCTTCAAGCACGGCCGGCACCAGCCCCACCAGGCCGTCCCAGTCAGGATGTTCACGGTCTATGGTGATATACGGGTCTATATCGTCCCGTTTCTGCCAGGCGCGCCATTCGTCCTTGTAAAGCAGCATGCCCGGTGTTCGCGCGCCGTAAACGAAAGTAATTTTCCCATATTTGTCGCGGTTGGCCGGATCCAGCATCCAGGTGATGGTCGAGCGGAGGGTGGTTACGGCAAATCCACCGGCGACAATAACGATATCCCGGCCTTCCATATCCTTTAAGGGGTAAGAATTACCTAAAGGACCGCGCACGCCCATGATATCGCCCTCTTTCATGTTGTGAAGGGCTGAACTGACCGCGCCAACCTTGTTGACTGTAAAAAGCAGATGCCCCTTTTCCGTGGGCGAAGAGGCGATGCCGATGGGAATCTCCCCGTACCCGGCCAGCGACAGTTCGGCAAACTGGCCGGGCGTGTAATCGAAAGCCTTGTCATCCTCAGGGTTGAGGAATACCAGACGGAAACTCCTGAGGTTCTTATCTTCGGTTTCGACAATAACCTTGTCTATCCTGACCGGATAGGGCTTATATGGATTGCTCACTTCCTTCCCTCACTGTTTTCAGGCGTTCATGTCGCGGACTACGTCCCGAACATCAATATTGACCGGACAGAGCATGATACAGCGGCCGCAGCCGACGCACCCGATATCTCCGCCCCTCTTCATGGGAATATACTTGAACTTGTGCATGAATCGCTGCCTGACGCGCGAGGTCTTGTCCGCACGGGGATTATGTCCTGATCCATGCTGGGTGAAAAGCCAGGACATGCAGGTGTCCCAGTTACGAATCCGATCACCGACTTTTCCGGCCACCTCGTCCTGAATGTCGAAACAATGACAGGTTGGACAGACAAAGGTGCAGACCCCGCAGTTAAGGCATCTCTCCTGGACCACCTCCCAGTGAGGGGCCTCGTATAGCTCCATAACTGTCTTTTCATCAATCTTATCAGTCGAAATCCGGCTGCTGATAGCCGCCTCGGCCTGCTCTTTTATGCGGGCTGCCTCCTGAGAAGTCTTGTCGTCGGCTTCGGCCAGTCCTTCGGCCTTATCCAGGGCCTGCTGCCCTTTTTCGGTCAGAGGCTTAAACAGCAGGGTCTCGCCCAGATCGCAGGCCAGGACATCAAGACCTTCCTCGCTAAAAGGACCTCCGCCGACGCTGAGGCAGAAGCAGGTTGGGCATGGATTCTGGCAGCCCAGGCCGATGAGGGTCGTGGCTTCCCGTCTGGCGAACCAGTAGGAGTCGGTGTATTGATCGTTCTTAAAAATCCTGTCCAGAATGACAAAGGCCCTAGCGTCACAGGGACGGATACCAAAAACAAGACGCGGCTCCGGTTCAGTCGCGATATCTTTTAAGATAAAGGCGTCTGCCGCAGCAGGATCGGTTGAATACTCAAACATCCGTTCTGACTGTGGGAAAAAGAAGTCTTTGGGCGACAGGAGAGTATTCTGGAAGTCAAGCAAAACCTTGCCTTGGTTCGAAGCAAATTTGACCTCCTGACCTTCCCTGCTTGGAGTGAAAACCTTGTATGAACCACTTAATGACTTGATGAAATCAGCCAGGGCGCTTTTTTTCAGGATCATATCGGCCATACGCGTTGTCCTTACTTGATGAAATCCTGTGGGTCGTCAGGGCGATAAACCGTCAGGGGGGGCTGGATATCCGGAGATAACCCGGCTTCATAACCATAAAGTTCTTTGACGTCCATTTCCAAGCGGCGGGTAAACTGCCTGACCTTAATATTCATGGGACAGGCCGCTTCGCAGGCCCCGCAGTCGGTGCACCGGCCCGCGCAGTGAAAGGCCCGCAGGATATGAAACGTCATCTTGTCCCGGGGATCAATGGACTTGCCCAGCCACTGAGGCATATGTTCGTCCACAAAACAGACGGCACAGTAACACAGGGGGCAGGCATCCCGGCAGGCGTAACAGCGAATGCAGGGTTCGATCAGCTTCTCAAAATAGTCGAAGCGTTCGCTGTTCGGTCTGGTCAGGAATTCCTTGATGTCCTCATATGGGTCCAGGCCTTCCTGTTCAGGCACCGGGTCCGTGACGAGCTCGTCATAAAGCGGCGGGTTGCGGTATGCACAGCTCCTGCAATTCTGGCGCAGGACCTCGGTGCGCTCCATGGTGGTTTCAAAGCCCTGACCTTTGACAATCAACCTGCCATCGGCCTCAATGGCCTCCTCGATCAAACGTCCTTCCCGCTCATAAACGAGTCCCGGGTCAATCATGCCTTGACAAGGCACGCCGATGATGTAGACCTGATCCCGTTTGATCTGGTTTTCAACGATGTGGTTCACGATGTTCCGGGCGTCACAGCCCTTGGCCACCACTGCGACGCGGTCCTGGCGCTGCGGCAGGAAGTTGGCCAGGTTGATCCGACCGTGGGAATCCCAGATGAAATTCTCGGCCTCCTCCGGCGTGCGGGCAAAATAAGGCGCATTTTTGAGCGGTACGGTCCCGGCCCGATATCCAAGCACCACGTCCACACGGCCCTCGGAAAGGAGCCGCTTTGCAATCTCACGTATCTTTTTCGTCCGTTCTTCCATATTAGGCCACCTTAACCCTGTCCTTGGCAAACCGCTTATTTGGACCGGCCGCCTTGACCGCCTTGATGACTTCCGTGGCCACCCGGGCGAACTTCGCACCTTCGGCCGAAGAAATCCAGGAAAAGTGCAGGCGCCCCGGTTCCAGTCCCACGAAGCTGAGCAGATCATTGAACAGGGCGAACTTCCGCCGGGCATAATAATTCCCAGCCAGATAATGGCAGTCCCCGGGATGACACCCGGAGACCCATACGCCATCCGCGCCTCGACGAAAGGCTTCCAGGATGAATTTGGGGCTCATGCGGCCGGTGCATGGAATCCGAATAACGCGGATATTGGGCGGGTAAGGCATGCGGCTGACCCCGGCTAAATCCGCGGCCCCGTAACTGCACCAATTACAAAGAAAGGCTATGATCTTAGGCTGAAATTCCTCTATATTTGTCTCCGTTGTCATCTCATCACCTTCAGGAAGCGGCAATCTGAGCGAAAATATCGGCGTTGGTAAAACCCTTTAGAGATGGAGCTCCGGAACGGCAGGATGAGACGCAGGTGCCGCAGCCTTTGCAGAGCGCTTCGTTTGCCACGGCTTTTTCATTCTCGTCCAGCTCAATGGCATTAAAAGGACAGACCTCAATACAAACCATGCAGCCGGTGCATCGAACCTGGTTGATTTCAACCACCGTGCCTCCGACCATGAGGCTGGCCGAACTAAGAATAGTAGTGGCCCGTGAAGCCGCTGCCTGGGCCTGAGCGATGGATTCCTCGATCGGTTTGGGATAATGGGACAGACCGGCCATGAATACACCGTCGGTCGCGAAGTCCACCGGCCGGAGTTTCTGGTGGGCTTCCAGAAACCAGCCGTCCGCGTCAAGAGGCACCTTGAACATCTGGGCCAGTTCATTATCACGGTGGCTGATGATGGCTGAGGCCAGAACGAGGTAATCGGGTTTAATGATGACCTCCCGCTGCATAATGGGATCAATGACGCCCACCTGCAGGTCTGAACCGCTCAGGCTGACCTGAGGCTTACTATCCAGGCTGTAGCGGATGAAGATGACCCCCTTGGCCCGCGCCTCACGATAGAGGTCTTCACGTTCGCCAAAGGTTCGGATATCCCGGTAAAGGATATAGACCGAAGCCTCCGGATTGCGCTTCTTGATCTCTAGGGCGCTCATGACGGAGTGCGTACAGCAGACCTTGGAACAGTACATCCGCTCCGGCTCACGCGAACCGACACACTGGATAAAGACCATTGACTCGGCCTTTTTAAGCCCTGGGTCGTTATTCATGAATTTGGAGTCCATCTCCAGGGAAGTCAGAACGCGGGGATCCTGCCCGTAAAGGTACTCCCCTGGTTCGAGCTCACCGGCGCCGGTGGCGATAATGGCTGCGCCATGCGTGACCTCGGTCCCGTTGGAAAGCGTTGATTTAAAATTCCCAACAAAACCATCCAGGTTATCCACGGTGGCGCCCAGATGAAGGGCTATCTTGTCATCCGCCTTGACCTCATCGGCCAGCGATTTCACAAAGGCTGAAATATTCTCGCCGGTGGCGGTCTGATAGAGCTTATTGGCTTGACCGCCAAGCTCCTCACTCTTTTCCACGAGGTCAACCTTGAAGCCCTGGGCCGAAAGATACTTAGCCGCGGTCATGCCGGCCACCCCGCCGCCGATGACCAGGGCGGAGTGTTCCACGTTGATGGTTGTTTCCTGAAG
The sequence above is drawn from the Deltaproteobacteria bacterium genome and encodes:
- a CDS encoding 4Fe-4S dicluster domain-containing protein, whose translation is MADMILKKSALADFIKSLSGSYKVFTPSREGQEVKFASNQGKVLLDFQNTLLSPKDFFFPQSERMFEYSTDPAAADAFILKDIATEPEPRLVFGIRPCDARAFVILDRIFKNDQYTDSYWFARREATTLIGLGCQNPCPTCFCLSVGGGPFSEEGLDVLACDLGETLLFKPLTEKGQQALDKAEGLAEADDKTSQEAARIKEQAEAAISSRISTDKIDEKTVMELYEAPHWEVVQERCLNCGVCTFVCPTCHCFDIQDEVAGKVGDRIRNWDTCMSWLFTQHGSGHNPRADKTSRVRQRFMHKFKYIPMKRGGDIGCVGCGRCIMLCPVNIDVRDVVRDMNA
- a CDS encoding FAD/NAD(P)-binding protein, with product MSNPYKPYPVRIDKVIVETEDKNLRSFRLVFLNPEDDKAFDYTPGQFAELSLAGYGEIPIGIASSPTEKGHLLFTVNKVGAVSSALHNMKEGDIMGVRGPLGNSYPLKDMEGRDIVIVAGGFAVTTLRSTITWMLDPANRDKYGKITFVYGARTPGMLLYKDEWRAWQKRDDIDPYITIDREHPDWDGLVGLVPAVLEEANPGSENAVALVCGPPIMIKFTQPVVEKLGFADEDVIMSLENRMKCGIGICGRCNVGPEYVCKDGPVFTKAQLNELPREY
- a CDS encoding 4Fe-4S dicluster domain-containing protein; its protein translation is MEERTKKIREIAKRLLSEGRVDVVLGYRAGTVPLKNAPYFARTPEEAENFIWDSHGRINLANFLPQRQDRVAVVAKGCDARNIVNHIVENQIKRDQVYIIGVPCQGMIDPGLVYEREGRLIEEAIEADGRLIVKGQGFETTMERTEVLRQNCRSCAYRNPPLYDELVTDPVPEQEGLDPYEDIKEFLTRPNSERFDYFEKLIEPCIRCYACRDACPLCYCAVCFVDEHMPQWLGKSIDPRDKMTFHILRAFHCAGRCTDCGACEAACPMNIKVRQFTRRLEMDVKELYGYEAGLSPDIQPPLTVYRPDDPQDFIK
- a CDS encoding MBL fold metallo-hydrolase, encoding MMKIAQDLYFYPWESYTQNNCNSIMITGKVKALIDPGHQALFSNLAGQLERDGIDVKALDLIINTHSHPDHFEASASLARHGARVAMHPDGENYLKKIGPAFSQALGQKMPDYNIDLNLVEGELELGEKQLYVYHTPGHSPGSICLYWPDQKVLISGDLIFAQGVGRTDFPGGDGAKLKENIKRMAELDIEILLPGHGPLVTGAEEVRRNFQFIQQVYFPML
- a CDS encoding hydrogenase iron-sulfur subunit, which encodes MEEFQPKIIAFLCNWCSYGAADLAGVSRMPYPPNIRVIRIPCTGRMSPKFILEAFRRGADGVWVSGCHPGDCHYLAGNYYARRKFALFNDLLSFVGLEPGRLHFSWISSAEGAKFARVATEVIKAVKAAGPNKRFAKDRVKVA